In the Flavobacterium pallidum genome, one interval contains:
- a CDS encoding ATP-dependent helicase, with amino-acid sequence MQHHISQLNEAQQQPVLHKDGPMIIIAGAGSGKTRVLTIRIAYLMSLGVDAFNILALTFTNKAAREMKKRISDIVGSTEAKNLWMGTFHSVFARILRAEADKLGYPSNFTIYDTQDSVRLISAIIKEMQLDKDIYKPKQVFGRISSYKNSLITVKAYFNDPELQEADAMSKKPRIGEIYQNYVDRCFKAGAMDFDDLLLKTNELLNRFPDVLLKYQNRFKYILVDEYQDTNHSQYLIVRALSDRFQNICVVGDDAQSIYAFRGANINNILNFQKDYEGVKTYRLEQNYRSSKNIVEAANSIIDKNKVKLDKIVWTANDDGPPIKVHRSMTDGEEGRFVASTIFENKMQKQLMNNSFAILYRTNAQSRAMEDALRKRDIPYRIYGGLSFYQRKEIKDVLCYLRLVLNPKDEEALVRVINYPARAIGNTTIEKLTIAANHYKRSMFEVMQNIEKIDLKLNAGTKNKITDFVTMIRSFQVLNETHDAFFMADHVTKKTGLVQELKKDATPEGIARIENIEELLNGMKDFIEGQKEIDGARGSLAEFMEDVALATDLDNDPGDDDRVALMTIHLAKGLEFPYVFIVGMEEDLFPSAMSMSTRSELEEERRLFYVALTRAEHQAYLTYAQSRYRWGKLSDSEPSRFIDEIDGQYLEYLTPEESNYRYRPMIDIDIFGDVDKSKLRQAKPISSAPPKYITDNQPKPESPIRRLKPLSSPKSPSAAEMDLSVGNIVMHERFGKGEVVSLEGAGADKKAEIRFDVGGIKKLLLRFAKLDIIG; translated from the coding sequence ATGCAGCACCATATCAGCCAGTTAAACGAAGCCCAGCAACAACCTGTATTACATAAAGACGGCCCGATGATCATCATCGCAGGAGCCGGTTCTGGAAAAACCCGCGTACTTACTATACGGATTGCCTACCTGATGAGCCTGGGTGTCGATGCCTTCAACATCCTTGCACTCACCTTTACCAATAAGGCTGCGCGCGAAATGAAGAAAAGGATTTCCGATATCGTCGGTTCGACTGAAGCGAAAAACCTTTGGATGGGAACCTTTCACTCCGTTTTCGCAAGGATATTACGCGCCGAAGCTGACAAACTAGGCTATCCTTCGAACTTTACGATTTATGATACGCAGGATTCCGTAAGGTTGATTTCCGCAATCATTAAGGAAATGCAGTTGGACAAAGATATTTATAAGCCAAAGCAGGTTTTCGGCCGCATTTCATCTTACAAAAACAGCCTGATTACGGTAAAAGCCTATTTCAATGACCCCGAATTGCAGGAAGCCGACGCTATGTCTAAGAAGCCGCGCATCGGGGAAATTTACCAGAATTATGTAGACCGGTGTTTTAAAGCGGGCGCGATGGATTTTGACGATTTACTGCTCAAAACAAACGAACTCCTGAACCGTTTCCCGGATGTATTGCTGAAATACCAAAACCGTTTTAAATACATCCTGGTCGATGAGTACCAGGATACGAATCACTCGCAATACCTGATTGTACGGGCGTTGTCCGACCGTTTCCAGAATATTTGTGTCGTGGGCGACGACGCGCAGAGTATTTATGCGTTTCGTGGCGCGAACATCAATAACATCCTGAATTTCCAAAAGGATTATGAAGGCGTAAAAACATACCGACTCGAACAAAATTACCGTTCGTCAAAAAATATCGTTGAAGCGGCCAACTCGATTATCGATAAGAATAAGGTCAAACTTGACAAAATCGTATGGACCGCAAATGATGACGGTCCGCCGATAAAAGTACACCGCAGCATGACCGACGGCGAAGAAGGCCGTTTCGTGGCAAGCACCATCTTCGAAAACAAGATGCAGAAGCAATTGATGAACAACAGTTTTGCGATTCTTTACCGCACCAATGCCCAATCGCGTGCTATGGAAGATGCACTGCGCAAACGCGATATTCCTTACAGGATTTACGGTGGGTTATCGTTTTATCAACGAAAAGAGATTAAGGATGTCTTGTGCTACCTGCGTTTGGTATTGAATCCGAAAGACGAGGAAGCCCTGGTACGCGTGATCAATTATCCCGCGCGCGCCATCGGCAATACGACAATCGAAAAGCTGACCATCGCTGCCAACCATTACAAGCGGTCTATGTTTGAGGTGATGCAGAATATTGAGAAGATCGACCTGAAACTGAATGCCGGCACAAAAAACAAGATCACCGATTTCGTAACGATGATCCGGAGTTTTCAGGTTTTAAATGAAACGCATGATGCTTTTTTTATGGCCGATCACGTGACCAAGAAAACCGGCCTTGTGCAGGAACTGAAAAAGGATGCAACACCGGAAGGCATTGCGCGTATTGAAAACATCGAGGAATTGCTCAACGGTATGAAGGATTTCATCGAAGGGCAAAAGGAAATCGATGGCGCACGCGGTTCATTAGCCGAGTTTATGGAAGATGTCGCCCTGGCCACAGACCTCGACAACGATCCCGGTGATGACGACCGCGTAGCGCTGATGACCATTCACCTTGCGAAAGGCCTCGAATTTCCGTACGTGTTTATAGTCGGGATGGAAGAAGATTTATTCCCAAGCGCGATGAGCATGAGCACCCGCAGCGAACTTGAAGAGGAGCGCCGCCTGTTTTACGTAGCCTTAACCCGCGCTGAACATCAGGCTTATCTTACTTATGCGCAATCACGTTACCGCTGGGGTAAACTCAGCGACAGCGAACCATCGCGTTTTATCGACGAGATTGACGGCCAGTATCTCGAATACCTTACTCCCGAAGAAAGTAACTATCGCTACCGCCCGATGATTGACATTGATATTTTCGGCGATGTTGATAAATCAAAACTGAGGCAGGCCAAACCAATATCATCTGCACCGCCAAAATACATCACCGATAACCAACCTAAACCTGAAAGCCCGATACGCCGCCTCAAACCGCTCAGCAGCCCGAAATCTCCGAGCGCTGCTGAAATGGATTTGTCAGTAGGGAATATTGTGATGCACGAACGCTTCGGGAAAGGGGAGGTTGTAAGTCTTGAGGGTGCAGGCGCAGACAAAAAAGCGGAAATCCGTTTTGATGTAGGTGGGATCAAGAAACTGTTGCTGCGTTTTGCGAAATTGGACATCATAGGTTAA
- a CDS encoding VOC family protein, producing the protein MALINPHINFNGNAEEAFTFYKAAFGGEFANVVRFKDFPNPDFPIPATEENKIMHIALQIGNNVLMGNDVPSFMGKTNERENRSKISIGAESKEEADQLFHALSEGGEVEMPIMDSPWGSYFGMFRDKYGIEWMVDYDERHKGQL; encoded by the coding sequence ATGGCGCTTATCAATCCACACATCAACTTTAACGGGAATGCAGAAGAAGCATTTACTTTTTACAAAGCCGCTTTTGGCGGTGAATTTGCAAATGTCGTACGCTTCAAGGATTTCCCGAATCCTGATTTTCCAATACCTGCCACCGAAGAAAATAAAATCATGCATATCGCTTTACAAATCGGAAATAATGTGCTGATGGGAAATGATGTCCCGTCGTTTATGGGCAAAACAAACGAGAGGGAAAACCGCAGCAAAATCTCCATCGGTGCGGAAAGCAAAGAAGAAGCCGACCAATTATTCCATGCCCTTTCTGAAGGCGGCGAAGTGGAAATGCCGATCATGGACAGTCCATGGGGCTCATACTTCGGGATGTTCCGGGATAAATACGGGATCGAATGGATGGTGGATTATGATGAAAGGCACAAAGGCCAGTTATAA
- a CDS encoding serine hydrolase, translated as MWHILGMSVIVAGLTFLVSSYIDSKNNKIKEAEPAAYACNYNIKRLEGYKFIKPIMFVDGECESESLQPIKNKLTGIIEQYKKNNGVINASVYLRSNREWIDINENEAYEPGSLFKVPVMMAILKMSEENPGFLNKLVAYTKVFDINKHVMYSAKSIQLGHNYTIKELLEYMIRYSDNNATALLETYMKPEILQKMFADIGLEVPNMYAQHYYFKASQYSLFMRSIYNANYLSPKDSEYAAELLSECEFKDGIAQGLPEGVRLIHKFGEAGNVDQIQLHESAIVYVDGKTYLLTVMTKGNDTKALSSLIGEISREVYNDRKGA; from the coding sequence GTGTGGCACATACTGGGTATGTCGGTGATAGTAGCCGGACTGACCTTTTTAGTCAGCAGCTATATCGACAGTAAGAACAATAAGATCAAGGAGGCTGAACCGGCCGCTTATGCCTGCAATTACAATATCAAAAGGCTTGAAGGGTATAAATTCATCAAACCCATTATGTTCGTAGACGGGGAATGTGAATCTGAAAGCCTGCAGCCGATAAAGAATAAGCTGACCGGAATTATTGAGCAGTATAAAAAGAACAACGGCGTTATTAACGCATCAGTATACCTAAGATCGAACAGGGAATGGATTGACATTAACGAAAATGAAGCTTACGAACCCGGATCGCTATTCAAGGTGCCTGTGATGATGGCCATCCTGAAGATGTCCGAGGAAAATCCCGGATTCCTGAACAAGCTTGTAGCGTACACTAAAGTATTTGACATCAATAAGCATGTGATGTATTCGGCCAAATCCATTCAGCTTGGGCATAACTACACGATCAAGGAACTGCTGGAATATATGATCCGCTATTCGGATAACAATGCCACGGCGCTTTTGGAGACGTATATGAAACCGGAAATCCTGCAGAAAATGTTTGCTGATATCGGGTTGGAAGTCCCGAACATGTACGCGCAGCATTATTACTTTAAGGCATCGCAATATTCTCTTTTCATGAGGTCGATTTACAATGCGAATTATCTTTCACCAAAGGATTCCGAGTATGCGGCAGAACTGCTCAGCGAATGTGAATTCAAAGATGGCATTGCGCAGGGGCTTCCTGAAGGTGTCAGGCTGATTCACAAATTCGGAGAGGCGGGAAATGTCGATCAGATCCAGCTTCACGAATCAGCAATTGTATACGTCGATGGAAAAACGTACCTGCTCACGGTAATGACCAAAGGCAACGACACCAAAGCACTCTCATCATTGATTGGGGAAATTTCGAGGGAAGTTTATAATGACAGGAAAGGGGCGTAA
- a CDS encoding L-threonylcarbamoyladenylate synthase, with the protein MSQLIKIYEDKPNEAAIAKVVKILQEGGLVIYPTDTVYGLGCDITNSKALERIAKIKGIKLDKANFSFVCYDLSNLSDYVKQIDTATFKLLKRALPGPYTFILPGNNNLPKEFKKKTTVGIRVPDNNIARCLVEKLGNPIVSTSIHDDDEVLEYSTDPELIYEKWQNLVDAVIDGGYGDNLASTIIDLSGYEPVVVREGKGSLEIL; encoded by the coding sequence ATGAGCCAACTTATCAAAATTTACGAAGACAAACCCAACGAAGCGGCCATAGCCAAAGTCGTTAAAATACTGCAGGAAGGCGGCCTGGTCATTTATCCGACGGATACCGTTTATGGATTGGGTTGTGACATCACCAATTCCAAAGCCCTGGAACGTATAGCGAAAATTAAAGGTATTAAGCTCGATAAGGCAAATTTTTCTTTCGTTTGTTACGATCTAAGCAACCTGTCGGATTATGTGAAACAGATTGATACCGCTACGTTTAAATTGCTCAAACGCGCGTTGCCGGGGCCTTATACTTTTATTTTACCGGGAAATAATAACCTTCCTAAGGAATTCAAGAAAAAAACCACGGTAGGAATCCGTGTGCCCGACAATAATATCGCACGTTGCCTGGTCGAGAAATTAGGGAATCCGATTGTGTCTACTTCCATTCATGACGATGATGAAGTATTGGAATATTCGACCGATCCGGAACTGATTTACGAGAAATGGCAAAACCTTGTGGATGCTGTAATTGATGGAGGTTACGGAGACAATCTTGCCTCGACGATCATCGACCTCTCAGGATACGAACCCGTGGTGGTCCGTGAAGGAAAAGGAAGTCTTGAGATTCTGTAA
- a CDS encoding T9SS type A sorting domain-containing protein, which yields MKQHYTYLLFLFIYFTGTAQIINIPDPDFKAWLVQHAVAATNANGDDYNTDVDANDDGEIQMAEAAAVTGLALSTSLIDDTGNLVSLEGIANFTNLKRLHCDGNSLTSLDVSMIPSLTYLNCGHNQLSSLNISGLSQLKEIWCNSNQLTALNLDGLTGLEELNSQDNHLSTLSFDSIPSVRTLWLSGNEFVTMDLTMLSELQTLSADNNQISQLNVAGLGNLSAISAGYNQLTGLDLDGVEQLDDLLLSHNMISNLDLSVPTEITYMELSDNPLTAIDLSALHNLSSLLMNNTLVTSIDCSQTAISQLSCKDSPNLASININNGIYSYNDADLLFYSLIFGNLPSLQNICVDNGEQEAIIPGNFYNAFGNVAVHTGDNCDVGIQMGIAENTIEKFILAPNPASDIIQVQGKNISGPLKLKIYTVTGMIVKTYENLTIGAFIDVSGLSGGTYLMKIENGTHHAVQRLIKV from the coding sequence ATGAAGCAACACTACACTTATCTATTGTTCCTGTTCATTTATTTTACGGGAACTGCCCAAATCATCAACATTCCGGATCCTGATTTTAAAGCCTGGTTAGTGCAACACGCTGTGGCTGCAACCAATGCCAACGGAGATGATTACAATACTGATGTGGATGCGAATGATGATGGCGAAATCCAAATGGCTGAAGCCGCCGCCGTGACCGGATTGGCATTAAGCACGTCGCTTATAGATGACACAGGCAACCTTGTTTCATTAGAAGGCATTGCTAACTTTACCAACCTGAAGCGGTTGCATTGTGACGGTAACAGCCTTACTTCCCTGGATGTTTCAATGATTCCGTCTCTGACTTACCTCAATTGCGGACACAACCAGCTTTCCAGCCTGAACATCTCAGGTTTATCACAATTAAAGGAAATATGGTGCAACAGCAACCAACTGACTGCTTTAAATTTAGACGGCCTCACGGGCCTGGAAGAATTGAATTCCCAGGATAACCACCTAAGCACATTGTCATTTGATTCGATACCATCGGTGCGCACTTTGTGGCTTTCAGGTAATGAATTTGTTACAATGGACCTTACGATGCTCAGCGAACTTCAAACCTTATCGGCCGATAACAATCAAATATCGCAATTAAATGTCGCTGGTCTGGGGAACCTGTCCGCTATTTCCGCCGGATATAACCAACTTACAGGCCTTGACCTCGATGGAGTGGAACAGTTGGACGACCTGCTCCTTTCACATAATATGATTTCCAATCTGGATTTATCTGTTCCGACTGAAATAACTTACATGGAATTGAGCGACAATCCATTGACTGCAATAGATTTATCCGCCTTGCATAACCTGTCATCACTGCTGATGAACAACACCTTAGTAACTAGTATCGATTGCAGCCAGACAGCTATATCGCAATTGAGTTGTAAGGACAGCCCTAACCTGGCATCGATTAATATCAATAATGGCATTTATTCTTATAACGATGCGGACCTGCTATTCTACAGCCTCATTTTCGGAAATCTTCCTTCATTGCAAAATATTTGTGTCGATAATGGGGAGCAGGAAGCGATAATTCCAGGTAATTTTTACAACGCATTCGGAAATGTTGCCGTGCATACGGGTGACAATTGCGATGTCGGGATACAAATGGGAATTGCGGAAAATACTATAGAAAAATTTATACTGGCTCCAAATCCGGCTTCTGATATCATACAGGTTCAGGGAAAAAATATTTCCGGCCCGTTGAAACTGAAAATTTACACTGTAACAGGAATGATTGTCAAAACATATGAAAATCTGACCATTGGGGCATTCATTGACGTTTCAGGGCTTTCCGGCGGCACGTATCTAATGAAGATTGAAAACGGGACACACCATGCCGTTCAAAGGCTGATAAAGGTGTAA